A stretch of the Teretinema zuelzerae genome encodes the following:
- a CDS encoding DUF6414 family protein: MSSKNLILPVYLNQKVVFDLLAIIENGFSQIRSIERKENKEGVLDSEIESSIGTGNTFGLFGLKLGAKLKGSNSQQDQQTVSEERIHTPTSLFEKLLEHLEENGLVKDVSEESDFKLIETGDFIRVKGTVSVNPLIKAFDSMYHMINMIASISGKGSGNSSSGDIKKTSDQIKKFNDNMKVTGLVDLLQRNENGFDAVSQADIRFFENENVGILENGEYSVIGKVIKIATEDTEPINLLRNTSLSAAGDLLIDQMLSGFQTEEIKKTGINIPRITSSVQKGILLIPIAIYA; the protein is encoded by the coding sequence ATGTCGAGTAAAAACTTAATTCTTCCAGTTTATTTAAATCAGAAAGTTGTTTTTGATTTATTAGCAATTATTGAAAATGGATTTTCACAAATACGTTCAATTGAAAGAAAAGAAAACAAAGAAGGTGTGCTTGATTCAGAAATAGAAAGTAGTATCGGTACAGGTAATACATTTGGTTTATTTGGATTAAAATTAGGGGCAAAATTAAAGGGAAGTAATTCACAACAAGATCAGCAAACTGTTTCTGAAGAAAGAATACATACACCCACATCGTTGTTTGAAAAATTACTAGAACATCTAGAAGAAAATGGTTTAGTAAAAGATGTTTCTGAGGAAAGTGATTTCAAACTAATTGAAACTGGCGATTTTATTCGTGTAAAGGGTACTGTATCAGTAAATCCATTAATTAAAGCATTTGATTCTATGTATCATATGATTAATATGATTGCTTCTATAAGCGGGAAAGGATCGGGAAATAGTTCTTCTGGAGATATCAAGAAGACAAGCGATCAAATAAAAAAGTTTAATGATAATATGAAAGTCACAGGATTAGTAGATTTATTACAAAGAAATGAAAATGGTTTTGATGCAGTATCTCAAGCTGATATACGTTTTTTTGAAAATGAAAATGTTGGAATACTTGAGAACGGTGAATATTCAGTAATAGGAAAAGTAATAAAAATTGCTACAGAAGATACGGAACCTATAAATTTATTAAGAAATACTAGTTTAAGTGCTGCTGGAGATTTACTTATTGATCAAATGTTATCAGGATTCCAAACTGAAGAAATAAAAAAAACGGGTATTAATATACCTCGTATTACATCAAGTGTGCAAAAAGGAATACTACTTATTCCAATAGCAATTTATGCTTAA
- a CDS encoding HD domain-containing protein, whose product MENSINNIILSMINYNSPDVKRINHALKVFQFSEIIANLEEVTVNELTVIKICGILHDIGIHEAEIKYKSSSGKYQEIEGPKIAEELLVKNKIDISNTQIERIKFIIGNHHSYKKIDGIDFQILVEADFIVNIYEDNIQKREIENVKKNIFKTNTGKYLIDSMYLK is encoded by the coding sequence ATGGAAAATTCGATTAATAACATAATATTATCAATGATAAATTATAATTCACCGGATGTTAAGAGAATTAATCATGCTCTTAAGGTTTTTCAATTTTCTGAAATTATCGCAAATTTAGAAGAAGTAACTGTTAATGAGTTAACCGTTATAAAAATATGTGGAATACTACATGATATTGGTATTCATGAAGCGGAAATTAAATATAAGTCTAGTTCAGGAAAATATCAAGAAATTGAAGGCCCAAAAATAGCTGAAGAGTTATTAGTAAAAAATAAAATTGATATTAGCAATACTCAAATCGAAAGAATTAAATTTATAATTGGTAATCATCATTCATATAAAAAGATAGATGGAATAGATTTTCAAATATTAGTTGAAGCAGATTTCATTGTGAATATTTACGAAGATAATATACAAAAAAGAGAAATCGAAAATGTTAAGAAAAATATATTTAAGACAAATACTGGAAAATATTTGATTGATTCAATGTACTTAAAATAA
- a CDS encoding UvrD-helicase domain-containing protein produces the protein MPSKNVITIAAAGSGKSTGIVNEAIANQDKRILITTFTVEGTEELKKIFIEQYQAIPKNVEIMTWMSFLIQECIRPYQLSAFDRLVSRPIFVQGRSTKYFKKTDPRYFFGADDCIFSDKLADFAMLCNAKTDGKVIKRLESIYDLIFIDEFQDFAGYDYDLVIELLQTDITLRIVADPRQGTFSTNESARNAKYKKAGVLKLIEKLELDGLCRIELNNWSYRCNQELCSFSDSIYHDYEKTISRNFERTGHDGIFYISRSQLEEYLQNFQVVILRYDKKTKWLDEKVRNFGAVKGRTYERVLILPNTPIINFLKGQPFSSPAKYYVAFTRAKYSATILCDEELSHPMITKWKT, from the coding sequence ATGCCATCTAAGAATGTAATAACAATAGCTGCTGCTGGTTCTGGTAAATCAACCGGAATTGTAAATGAAGCAATAGCCAATCAAGATAAAAGAATATTGATTACAACATTTACAGTTGAAGGCACAGAAGAATTAAAGAAGATATTCATAGAGCAGTACCAAGCAATACCAAAAAATGTTGAAATAATGACCTGGATGTCCTTCCTGATTCAAGAATGCATTCGGCCTTACCAATTATCTGCTTTCGATAGGCTTGTGTCGAGACCAATATTTGTTCAAGGCCGATCAACAAAATACTTTAAGAAAACTGATCCAAGATATTTTTTTGGAGCTGATGACTGCATTTTTTCTGACAAGCTGGCTGATTTTGCAATGCTATGTAATGCAAAAACTGATGGTAAAGTAATAAAGCGATTAGAATCCATTTACGATCTGATATTCATTGACGAGTTTCAAGACTTTGCTGGATATGACTATGATCTTGTAATTGAATTGCTACAAACAGATATTACTCTGCGAATTGTTGCAGATCCTCGTCAAGGTACATTTTCAACAAATGAATCAGCGAGGAATGCAAAATATAAAAAAGCGGGAGTTTTAAAATTAATAGAAAAATTAGAACTTGATGGCCTATGCAGAATAGAACTCAACAATTGGAGTTATAGATGCAATCAAGAGCTATGTAGTTTTTCTGATTCAATTTATCATGATTATGAGAAAACAATATCTAGGAATTTTGAAAGAACGGGGCATGATGGTATCTTTTACATATCAAGAAGCCAGCTCGAAGAATACTTACAAAATTTTCAGGTAGTTATATTGAGGTACGATAAAAAAACCAAATGGTTAGATGAGAAAGTAAGAAATTTTGGTGCGGTTAAGGGTAGAACATATGAAAGGGTGTTAATACTTCCTAACACTCCAATTATAAACTTTCTAAAAGGCCAGCCATTCTCTTCGCCAGCTAAATACTATGTGGCTTTCACACGTGCGAAGTATAGTGCTACAATATTATGTGATGAAGAATTATCTCATCCAATGATTACTAAATGGAAAACCTAA
- a CDS encoding ATP-dependent nuclease has product MIDYLRIIGFKNLQDFKISFKHGINIIIGDNDAGKTTILEALNLVLTGTLFGKSIFTEISPYIFNADLVRYFINTIGTPECIPPKIIIEAVFFDTDETARYRGINNLDRVDLPGVSIVVDLDKEFTEEYKQYIKEKEEVHSVPTEFYGVSWAFFSGNPVGGRSNQIRSTYIDAASIRFASGSDRFINKVINDALTEKDKARLSIEYRKLRETFSKINGVETINSSLAEKGKEITKNDFKVSVDISAKSGWDSVLIPYLDDIPFQFIGMGEQSKLKIGFALNATLEKTSVFLIEEPENHLSFTNMASLIDQISKMCDERQVIISTHNSFVLNKLGLDNLRLLHAKKSISLVELSASTVSYFKRLPGYDTLRMVLAKSIILVEGPTEELIIQRLYLDKYGTLPISNNVDIISVRGLSFKRFLEISKQLKIKTQVITDNDGDIAAVKAKYSDYEGIETIKIIYPENASLSTIEIAFCACNTVANLNKIFIKDFGSIEEIKNWMLNNKTEWSLRVFESAEKIEYPEYIKNAI; this is encoded by the coding sequence ATGATCGACTACTTACGGATCATTGGATTTAAGAACTTACAGGATTTCAAAATTAGTTTTAAACATGGTATCAATATTATAATTGGAGATAATGATGCCGGAAAGACCACTATCCTTGAAGCTCTCAATCTCGTCTTAACTGGCACATTATTTGGAAAATCAATTTTTACTGAAATAAGTCCTTACATTTTCAATGCTGATTTAGTTCGATATTTTATAAATACGATTGGCACTCCAGAATGCATACCACCAAAGATTATTATCGAAGCAGTATTTTTTGACACAGATGAAACTGCTAGGTATCGTGGAATAAATAATTTAGATAGAGTTGATCTCCCGGGAGTGTCAATTGTAGTTGATCTTGATAAGGAATTTACAGAAGAATATAAACAATATATTAAAGAGAAAGAAGAAGTACATTCTGTTCCAACTGAGTTCTATGGAGTCTCTTGGGCGTTTTTTAGTGGAAATCCTGTCGGTGGAAGAAGTAACCAGATTCGATCAACATATATAGATGCTGCCTCAATTAGATTTGCAAGTGGTTCCGATCGTTTCATAAATAAGGTAATCAACGATGCATTAACAGAGAAAGATAAGGCTAGGCTTTCTATTGAATATAGAAAACTAAGAGAAACATTCTCAAAAATAAATGGGGTTGAAACAATTAATAGTAGCTTAGCAGAAAAAGGTAAAGAAATAACCAAAAACGATTTTAAAGTTTCTGTTGATATTTCTGCAAAAAGTGGCTGGGATTCAGTATTAATTCCATATCTTGATGACATACCATTCCAATTTATTGGTATGGGTGAACAAAGCAAATTGAAAATTGGGTTTGCCTTGAATGCAACGCTTGAAAAAACATCTGTATTCTTAATTGAAGAGCCAGAAAACCATCTTTCATTTACTAATATGGCAAGTTTAATAGATCAAATATCAAAAATGTGTGACGAACGTCAAGTTATAATCTCTACACACAATTCATTCGTATTGAATAAGCTGGGATTAGATAACCTACGCTTGCTACACGCTAAAAAGTCAATAAGTCTTGTTGAATTAAGCGCATCAACTGTTTCCTATTTTAAAAGATTGCCAGGATACGATACATTAAGAATGGTACTTGCCAAATCTATAATATTGGTAGAAGGTCCGACAGAAGAATTAATTATCCAGCGATTGTACCTTGATAAATACGGGACCTTACCCATAAGCAATAATGTTGATATAATCTCTGTTCGTGGATTATCATTTAAAAGATTTTTGGAAATATCAAAACAATTAAAAATAAAAACACAAGTAATAACAGATAATGACGGTGATATTGCTGCTGTCAAAGCAAAATATTCAGATTATGAAGGTATTGAAACGATTAAGATCATATATCCTGAGAATGCTTCATTATCTACAATTGAAATTGCCTTTTGCGCATGTAATACAGTTGCGAACTTAAATAAAATATTTATTAAAGACTTTGGTAGTATTGAAGAAATCAAGAATTGGATGTTGAATAATAAAACAGAGTGGTCGCTAAGAGTATTCGAGAGTGCAGAAAAAATTGAATATCCAGAGTATATAAAAAATGCCATCTAA
- a CDS encoding (2Fe-2S)-binding protein produces MIEFQYFEGCPNAKESLSILRAFIIGSSIPEDQLKISLIRSADMAQEVNFQGSPTILIDGIDIYTMHKPIGFNYACRLYMVNGKNTGVLPLEFISIRYKELMMIKSKISNNGKIGIFPNIGKTMPLVKKETSIKKCPECNSHGVLVKKETIKAIISEYALKRVVGDAFALCMNRNCEISYYSLDSNIVFNTNDLIVPLWYKKDANPIYACYCSKVTKNDVILAIKDHGAKTVNDVKLFTGAMKNSDCLHHNPLGKCCHKIIQEIINEEIQDI; encoded by the coding sequence ATGATAGAATTTCAGTATTTTGAGGGCTGTCCTAATGCAAAGGAATCATTGTCAATATTACGTGCTTTTATTATAGGTTCAAGCATTCCTGAAGATCAACTAAAAATTTCTCTTATTAGAAGTGCTGATATGGCTCAAGAAGTCAACTTCCAAGGATCACCGACGATCCTAATTGACGGAATTGATATTTATACAATGCATAAACCAATTGGATTTAATTACGCATGTAGGCTCTATATGGTTAATGGCAAAAATACTGGTGTATTACCATTGGAATTTATTTCCATTAGGTATAAAGAATTAATGATGATAAAATCAAAAATAAGTAATAATGGTAAAATTGGGATATTTCCAAATATTGGCAAAACAATGCCGTTAGTGAAAAAAGAAACATCTATCAAAAAATGCCCAGAATGCAATTCCCATGGGGTGTTAGTTAAAAAAGAAACAATTAAAGCTATAATATCAGAATATGCATTGAAGCGTGTAGTTGGAGATGCATTCGCCCTTTGTATGAATCGAAATTGCGAAATATCGTATTATAGTTTAGATTCGAATATAGTATTTAATACTAATGATTTAATTGTACCATTATGGTATAAAAAAGATGCCAACCCAATTTATGCGTGTTACTGCAGCAAAGTAACCAAAAATGATGTGATACTGGCGATTAAAGATCATGGAGCAAAAACAGTTAATGATGTAAAACTATTTACGGGCGCTATGAAGAATTCAGATTGTCTACATCATAATCCTTTAGGTAAGTGTTGTCACAAAATTATACAGGAAATTATTAATGAAGAAATCCAAGACATCTAA
- the pnuC gene encoding nicotinamide riboside transporter PnuC translates to MLSFLNVNTVMIDIAGYPLSYIEFVGTVFYFLSVFLISKKNILTWPIGIISVVLYGILFYQIQLYSDMMEQVYYLVISIVGWLMWKKKQDEESYIPTSWSSFKAIIVFTIITAIFTTVLTYCVSNFHVWLPKVFPEPASFPFLDALTTIMSFVAMYLTTIRKNEGWIYWIVVDVIATGLYWVKDVRFIAIQYIILLCMAVYGLINWMRKNHPTTAST, encoded by the coding sequence ATGCTTAGTTTTTTAAATGTAAATACAGTAATGATAGATATTGCGGGGTATCCATTAAGCTATATTGAATTCGTAGGGACAGTATTTTATTTTCTATCAGTATTTCTTATTTCAAAAAAGAACATACTAACATGGCCTATTGGCATTATATCAGTTGTTTTATACGGAATATTATTTTATCAAATACAACTCTATTCTGACATGATGGAACAGGTGTATTACTTAGTTATTAGTATTGTTGGTTGGTTAATGTGGAAAAAGAAACAAGATGAAGAAAGTTACATACCAACAAGCTGGAGTTCATTTAAAGCAATTATCGTCTTTACAATAATTACTGCAATTTTTACAACAGTGCTTACTTACTGTGTTTCAAATTTCCATGTTTGGCTTCCTAAAGTATTCCCAGAGCCGGCTTCATTCCCATTTCTAGATGCACTAACAACAATTATGAGTTTTGTTGCTATGTATTTAACTACAATAAGGAAAAATGAAGGTTGGATTTATTGGATAGTTGTTGATGTAATTGCAACTGGATTGTATTGGGTAAAAGATGTTAGGTTTATCGCAATCCAATATATCATTTTGCTTTGTATGGCTGTTTACGGCTTGATAAATTGGATGAGGAAAAATCATCCAACAACTGCTTCAACCTGA
- a CDS encoding AAA family ATPase: protein MKIGLTLGKFAPFHKGHEYLISCALKEMDQVVVIVYNASETTKIPTYVRANWIKSIFPSVRIILAEDGPQETGYTKEIIDTQNKYLKNKLKHIKVDTFYSSEKYGEYVSTALKCKNRTIDIKREQFPICATEIRHNIVKYRSFLSPVVFNSIKPHYYFLGGPSTGKSTIALLAAQTLGGSYCEEYGRDYWMKHQTNHRLSMSDLEKIAFAQNEMELTRSNTETDYTFCDTNTITTLAYSIYYFNKSSKKLLQIVEKSLYKYKNVFLCNDDFPFEDTWDRSGIGSREKLQEINIELLHKYNIMYSLLSGTIENRIEQIKGVINA, encoded by the coding sequence ATGAAAATAGGTTTAACATTAGGTAAGTTTGCACCTTTTCATAAAGGGCATGAGTACTTGATCTCCTGTGCATTAAAAGAAATGGATCAAGTAGTTGTTATAGTTTATAATGCCTCGGAAACAACTAAAATACCGACTTATGTTAGAGCAAACTGGATAAAAAGCATATTCCCCAGTGTTCGAATAATACTTGCAGAAGATGGTCCACAAGAAACTGGATATACAAAAGAAATTATTGACACACAAAATAAGTATCTTAAGAATAAACTCAAGCATATAAAAGTTGATACTTTTTATTCAAGTGAAAAATATGGTGAATATGTAAGCACTGCTCTTAAATGTAAAAACAGAACTATTGATATTAAGAGAGAGCAATTCCCGATATGTGCAACAGAAATCAGACATAATATAGTGAAATATCGTTCCTTTTTATCTCCTGTAGTTTTTAATTCAATTAAGCCACACTACTACTTTCTTGGTGGACCATCAACGGGTAAATCAACTATTGCTTTACTTGCTGCTCAAACACTCGGTGGTTCATATTGCGAAGAATATGGAAGAGATTATTGGATGAAACATCAAACAAATCATCGGTTATCCATGAGTGATTTAGAGAAAATCGCTTTCGCACAAAATGAAATGGAATTAACAAGAAGTAATACAGAAACGGATTATACCTTTTGTGATACAAATACAATAACTACACTTGCCTATTCTATATATTACTTTAATAAATCATCTAAAAAACTATTGCAAATAGTTGAAAAGAGTTTATACAAGTATAAAAATGTTTTTTTGTGTAATGATGACTTTCCTTTTGAGGATACTTGGGATAGGTCCGGTATTGGATCACGTGAAAAACTTCAGGAAATAAACATTGAACTTTTACATAAGTATAATATTATGTATTCACTACTTTCTGGAACAATAGAAAATAGAATAGAGCAAATAAAAGGAGTAATTAATGCTTAG
- a CDS encoding type II toxin-antitoxin system VapC family toxin → MNYLLDTHTFLWTVSNTENLSKKALEIIKNPKNEVFVSAVSFWEISIKTRLKKINLDKIEPEELLTIAERMDFQVISLTPEEAITYHKLKENTHNDPFDRMLIWQSISRNMTIISKDQEFYKFVPYGLKLSW, encoded by the coding sequence ATGAATTATTTATTAGATACCCATACTTTTCTTTGGACTGTTTCAAATACAGAAAATCTATCAAAAAAAGCATTAGAAATAATTAAAAATCCTAAGAATGAAGTTTTTGTAAGTGCCGTAAGCTTCTGGGAAATATCAATAAAAACTAGATTAAAAAAAATAAATCTTGATAAAATAGAACCAGAAGAATTGTTAACAATTGCAGAAAGAATGGATTTTCAAGTAATTAGTTTAACACCCGAAGAAGCAATCACATATCATAAATTAAAAGAAAACACACATAATGATCCTTTCGACAGAATGCTTATTTGGCAAAGCATATCGAGAAATATGACTATAATAAGTAAAGATCAAGAGTTTTATAAATTTGTACCGTACGGATTAAAGCTTAGTTGGTAA
- a CDS encoding type II toxin-antitoxin system Phd/YefM family antitoxin, whose amino-acid sequence MKTLPVGELKAQFSEVLEKVKSGESFGILYGKKKKPIAMIVPYKDSVDKKERKIGLLEGKVNIQFTDDFKMTEEELLGLS is encoded by the coding sequence ATGAAAACACTTCCTGTTGGTGAGTTAAAAGCACAGTTCTCAGAGGTTCTGGAAAAGGTTAAATCCGGAGAATCCTTTGGTATTCTTTATGGAAAAAAGAAGAAACCCATTGCTATGATTGTACCGTATAAAGACTCTGTTGATAAAAAAGAACGAAAAATAGGATTGCTTGAAGGTAAAGTTAATATTCAGTTTACGGATGATTTTAAAATGACTGAAGAAGAATTATTGGGTTTATCATGA